The nucleotide window GCGCGATTTTAGGCCGCGAGGAGACGTTATTACGCTTGGAAGCCGGAATAAAAAAATTATCGGGGGGAGCGCAGTGATCAAGATCATCAAAAAGGGGCTTATTTTTCTTATTCTGCTCATCATCGTTGTCACGGCGGGCGTACTGCTCGAAATATTCGTCATCGACCCGCTTGGCAAATCGTCTACGCCGTCACCGTCCGTCGCCGTGACGGGGTACACAACACCGAGCGAAGAGCCGCCCGTCACAGCAGCGGGAAAAGCGTTTACCGTCACAAGTAAAGACCCCGCCATCTCCTGCACGGTGACGGTTGACGACGCGATGTTCGAGGTAACAACGGCCGACGGCGGGTACATTTTCCGCTTGTTGGCAGACAAAAACGCCTATTTGAAGCTCTATTTTATCCAAGACGCCAATGCCGCGTCAATTGCACCGGGTTTTCTCAATGCCTACATTGATTTTAAAAATTTCAGCAATTCCGGGGATAATTACATCGATGGCACGGAGATTTCCGGTCAAACCGTGACAGCCGACGACGGGACAACTGAAGTGACGGCCTGGCTTGTGAACACGGACGCGGGTGTTCTCGCGGTTGTGACAAGCTTAAGCCTTGAACATCAGGATGCCGAAAGAGCTCTGTTGGGGCAGTTGCTCAAGACCTTGTCGCTCTCGGCCGCATAACGCCATTTTTTGCATGACATAAACACCCCTTTATGGCAGATAGTAAGCCATAAAGGGGTATTTTTTGCGCAAAATGACAAAATGCCGGAAATTAGCACGGCGATTTTGGGAGATAAACGGAGCGGTATATGAAACGACAAAAACTGAAAATTTTAATAATCAGCTATACGCTGGCAGGCTTTGCCGCCTTGGGCGGGCTTGCGCTCTATAATTATATGACGGCCGAGGGATATAAACTGCAAATGGAAAACACATATCAGCATGCGTTTTCCGAACTCGCGTCCGGCGTCGGCGACCTCGACGCGGCGCTGCAGAAAAGCCTGTACGCGACGACGCCGCCGATGCTGGCCGCCGTTTGTACGGAAGTGTACGGCAAGGCGCAGTCGGTGCTGCTGGCGCTCGGCGAGCTGCCGCAATCAAGCAGCCAGCTGCAGAACATGGCAGGCTTTGTGACAAAGGTCGGCGACTACGCGTTTATGCTCGCGAAAAAAGCCGGAACAGGCATAGCCGGGACGGAAGAGGAGCATGGAAATCTCGTCAGTCTTTCGGAAACAGCCAACGTCCTGTCGGGCAATTTAAACAACCTGATGGGTGAAATCAATAACGGTAATGTCTCTCTATCGAAAATCAACGATTTGACTGCCGAGGCGGGAATGATGGGGGAGAATGCTGCCCCTGATGCGTTTCAAACAAGCCTTTCGGCCATCGAGGGAGAATTCCCGGAAACGCCGTCACTCATCTATGACGGACCGTTTTCCTCGCACATCGCCGGTCTCACCCCGAAATTTCTCGAAGGCAAAAGTGACGTGACGCCCGAAAAAGCGCAGGAAAAGGCCGCCGCGTTTCTGGGGATTGATGCCAGCGCATTAAAACCAAACGGCGAGCGTGCAGGCAATCTGCCGGTCTATCTGTTTTACACAAATATGGACAAGGGCACGCTTAGCGTGGAGGTCACTAAAAAAGGCGGCATCGTCCTCGATGCGTTTAACGGACGGATCGTTAAAAAGAGTATTATCCCGGCGAAGGATGCCGTTGGTATTGCCGCCCGCTATCTGGAGAAAAAGGGCTATAAAAACATGAAGGAGAGCTATTATAGCATTGACGGCAATACGTTGACGGTGAATTACGCCTATACAGCGCATGGCGTTATCTGCTACCCCGACCTCATCAAGGTCTCTGTCGCGCTTGACAAGGGCAGTATCGTCGGGTTTGAAAGCCAGGGTTATGTAATGAACCACCACACGCGTGACATTCCAGCGGTAAAGGTGACGGAAGCGGCGGCTAAGGCCAAAGTCTCGCCGCATCTGAGCGTTCAGACGCATGAGCTGGCAATTATTCCGACGAGCGGGAAGAATGAGGCATTTTGCCATGAATTCAAATGCGTCAACGAAAGCGGCAGCCGCTATATCGTCTATATCAACGCCATAACGGGGGCGGAGGAGCGGATTCTGATTTTGCAGGAGAGTGACAAAGGCACGCTAACAATGTAACGTGACAGTTCGGCAGCAAAAAGTGCGGGGCGCGGCAATTGCCGCGCCCCCTTAAGTTGTCAATTATTCAGGTGCGTGAAAGCCACGCCTTAACACGACCTTCGGCAATAGCCGCGTTGGCAGCTTCCTCTTGTGTTAAGGAGAGCGTTCCGCAAACGGTGCCGCCCCTCAGGCGGCTTTTAAGCAGCGTCAGGCATTGCCCGGCGTCACCGCCGCCGCTCGTCGTAAAAAAGAAGACCTTTTTCGCCGTGAGATCACAGGCTGCTAAAAATGAATTGACGGCCGGTGTGGGGCGCGAAGCCCAAATCGGTGTGCCGATATAAATGGTGTCGTAAGCAGTAAGGCGAGGCATGTCATTTAAAAGCTTTGGTTTTTGATGAAACAAGGCGCGCATACCGCCCAAAAAATACTTAGAAAACCCGGATTTACCCGTTGAACTTTTGGGAAGAAGCAGACAGATATCACCGCCGGTTTCCTTCATGATGATATCGGCAACGCTCGCTGTGTGCCCTTCGAGCGAATAGCAGACGACAAGACTTTTCATTCAATGGCCTCCTCGATTTTATCCGTCAGATGACAGAAAATATTTGCAATAACAGTATGTTATCTTACACAAGTGAAAAAATCCAGTCAAATTTGCAGCAAGGTTTCAACGGTTGATTTCACACCGGTTAAGGTTTAAAATAGACATAATATACCTCGATTTGAAAGGGCGGTGCGGTGCGTGGCTTTTGTACACCTGCATGTGCACAGCGAATACAGCCTGCTAGACGGCGCCTGCCGCATTAAAGACCTTGTCGCGCGCGCCAAAGAGCTCGGGCAGACGGCCGTCGCCGTGACCGACCACGGCGCGATGTACGGCGCCATCCAGTTTTACAAGGAGGCGTTAAAAGCCGGAATCCGCCCAATCATTGGGTGCGAGGTTTATGTTGCGTCGCGCTCCCGGTTTGACACCGAGCATCATTCGGATGCCGGGCGCAGTCATCTTGTGCTGCTGTGCAAAAACGAAACGGGGTACAAAAACCTCTGCCAGCTTGTCAGCCGCGCGTTTACAGAGGGGTTTTATATCAAGCCGCGCATTGATCTGGCGCTCCTGCGCGATCATCACGAGGGCCTCATTGCCCTGTCGGCATGCCTTGCCGGTGAAATCCCCAGGCTGCTGCAGCAAGGCCGCTTTGAGGACGCGACAATTAAAGCGCTTGAAATGCGCGATTTATTCGGGCCGGACAGCTTCTATCTGGAGCTGCAGGATCACGGCATCCGCGAGCAAAAGGCCGTCAACGACGGACTCATCAAAATAAGCCATGAGACGGGCATCCCCCTCGTCGTGACAAACGACGTGCACTATCTCACACGGGGAAACGCCGATGCGCAGGATGTTCTCATGTGTATACAGACGGGGAAAACAGTGACCGACAGCGACCGCATGCGCTTTGAAACAGACGCGTTTTACCTGAAAGACGAGGCGGAAATGCGCGATTTGTTCCCCGACAGGCCGGAGGCCGCCGACAATACGGCAAAAATTGCCGACATGTGCGACGTCCGATTTGAATTCGGCCGCTACCACCTGCCGGAATTTCATCCGCCGGAGAATCAACATGCCACCGACTATTTAAAAGAGCTCTGTCTGCTCGGTTTTGACAAAAAATACGGACCAGGCAGGGAAGACGTTCAAAAACAGCTTTTTTACGAGCTGAACATGATTGCCCAAATGGGCTTTACGGACTATTTTCTCATCGTGTCGGACTTTATCGCGTTTGCCAAGCGCCAAGGCATTCCCGTCGGGCCGGGGCGCGGCTCAGCGGCGGGCAGCGTTGTGTCCTACTGTCTTGATATCACCACGGTTGACCCCATTAAATACGGGCTCTATTTCGAGCGCTTTTTAAATCCGGAGCGCGTCTCAATGCCCGATATCGACATTGACTTCTGTGAGCGACGCCGCGGTGAAGTCATCGACTATGTCAAACAAAAATATGGGGAAGACCACGTTGCGCAGATTATCACCTTTAATACGCTCAAAGCGAAAAACGCCGTCCGGAGCGTTGCCAAAGCGCTTGGGCTGACGTTTGCCGAGGAGAGCGAACTGGCGCGCGAAATTCCTAGTGTCTTAAATATTAAACTCGAGCAGGCGCTTGTGTCCTCAAAGCGCTTAAAGGAAATGTATGACGGCGACACGCGCATTCGCCGCGTCGTCGACACGGCCATGGCGCTGGAGGATATGCCGAAGGACTCCGGCACGCATGCCGCCGGCGTTGTGATTACAAAAAACCCCGTCAGTGACTATGTGCCGCTCGCGCTGTCAAAAAAGGACGATTCTATCGCCACGCAGTATGTTATGACGACGCTGGAAGAGCTCGGCCTTCTCAAAATGGATTTTCTCGGCCTTCGGAACCTAACGGTTATCCGCGATGCCGAAAATGATATCCGCAGAACAACACCCGCTTTCTCCGTCGACGAAATTCCCGACGACGATAAGATGACGTTTGACATGCTGGCAGCCGGGAAAACGTCGGGCGTGTTTCAGTTGGAGTCGACCGGCATGACGGGCGTATGCACCGGCCTTGCCCCAAAGAGCATTGAGGATATCACTGCCATCATCGCCCTCTATCGACCCGGGCCGATGGATTCCATCCCGCGCTTTCTGGAGAACAACAGACATCCGGACAAAATCACCTATAAGCATCCGCTTTTAGAGCCGATTTTGAAGGTCACATATGGCTGCATTGTTTATCAGGAGCAGGTGATTGAGATCTTCCGCCGCCTCGGCGGCTATTCACTCGGCCAGGCCGATATGATCCGCCGGGCCATGTCCAAAAAAAAGCAGGCGGAGATTGAGCGCGAGCGCAAAACGTTTATCGACGGCGACGACGAGCGCCACATCAGCGGTGCTGTCAAAAACGGCGTGGCGCGTGATGTTGCCGCCGCCATCTACGACGAGATCTATGATTTTGCTAATTACGCCTTTAACAAGGCACACGCCGTTGCCTATGCCGTTATCTCCTACCAAACGGCCTATCTAAAATGCCATTACCCACGGGAATACATGGCGGCGCTTTTAAGCTCGGTGCTTGATTACCCCGAAAAGGTCGCCGAGTATACGGCTGAGTGCCGTGAGCTTGGCATCGGCCTTCTGCCGCCGGACGTTAACGAGTCCGATGATATGTTCACCGTCTCCGGCGCCAACATCCGCTACGGTCTTGTGGCCGTCAAGAACATCGGCCGCGGCTTCATCCGTGACCTCATGGCCGAGCGGGCGGAAAACGGGCCGTTTCACGATTTTGAGGAGTTCTGTCGGCGGATGTACGGCGGCGACTTAAACCGCCGCGCGTTGGAAAGCCTTATCAAATGCGGCGGGTTTGACAGCTTCGGTGTCCACCGCCGCCAGTTGATGACCGTCTGCCAGTTGGTGCTTGACGCGGTGGCCGACGCGAAGCGCCGCAATCTGGAAGGCCAGCTTGACTTGTTCGGCCTGTCCGAGCAGACCGATAAAACAGCGCCGGGCCAGTCTGTTCCGCTGCCGGATGTTCCGGAATTTTCAAAAGGCGAACTGATGGCTATGGAGCATGAGGTGACGGGGCTTTACTTAACGGGCCATCCGATGGACGAGTTTGCATCGGCGGTGCGGCATCTTGGCGCCGTCGCTATCGGCCGGATTCTGGCCGACTTTGCCAAGGAAGGCGGCAACACGGTTTTTCAGGATGATCAGACGGTGACAATCGCCGGTGTCATTGACGCCGTTAAAACGAAAACAACGCGCAACAACAGCCTGATGGCGTACATCACACTGGAGGATGCCACCGGCAGTATGGAGCTTTTGGCCTTTCAGCGCGTTTTGGACGCGTCTGGCGTTTATGTCAAGGAAAACACACCCGTTTACGTCACGGGGCGGCTGTCATCGCGCGACGAGAAGGAGCCGCAGCTTGTTCTGGAGTCGCTCCGGCCGCTCAATGACTTTGACCCAATGGCTGGGGAGACGCCCCCGGCTGAACAAAAGCTCTATGTCCGGGTTCCGGGCGAAGACAGCGCCCTCTACGAGCGCCTGAAGCTTATTTTAATCATGTTCCCCGGTGACGACCAGCTTGTCGTCTATTTCGAGGATACAAAAAAGCGGCATGGGGCAAAATGCCTTGTTCACGAAGCTTTGATCAAGGAACTCAACACGATGTTCGGTGAAAACAACGTTGTTTTAAAATCTTAAAGACAGGTGAGGTATGAGCATGAAACTGTTTTTTTACGGCGCTGACAGAGAAGTCACGGGTAGTTGCCACGGCGTTGAGGCGGGTGGGGTCCGCATGCTTGTGGACTGCGGCATGCTTCAGGGTAGCGACAACAATTACTGTCAGGATTTTCCGTTTGATCCCGGAAAAATTGACTATGTCGTCATGACGCACGCGCACATCGATCATTCGGGCCGGCTTCCGCTGCTCGTCAAGCAGGGTTTCCGCAACAAAATCTACGCGACAGGGGCGACGATCAACCTACTGAAGATCATGCTGCGCGACAGCGCGCACATTCAGGAGATGGAAGCCGAGTGGAAGTCGCGGAAAAGCAGGCGCACCGGTGACGAAAAGACCGAGCCGATGTATACGGTTGAAGACGCCGAGGCCGTTTTTCAATACTTCGTCCCATGTGTCTATGGGCAGGAAATTGAAATCGACAAGGGCATCAAAATCCGCTTTGCCGATGCCGGGCATCTCTTGGGTTCAGCGTTTGTGGAGATGTGGCTGACGGAAAACGCCGTCACTAAAAAACTTGTCTTTTCAGGCGATATCGGCAATATCGGCCAGCCCATCATCCGTGACCCGCAGTATGTTAAAGAGGCTGATATTGCCCTCATGGAGTCGACGTATGGCGACCGCAATCATGAGGTTGCCGCCGACTATACGGAGGATCTCGGCAGGCTGATTGACGAGGTGCTCGGCGAGGGCGGCAACGTCGTCATCCCATCGTTTGCCATCGGCAGAACGCAGGAGCTTTTATACTTCATCCGTGAAATCAAAGAGCGTGGGCTTGTTAAAAGTGTGCCCAATTTCCCGGTGTATGTCGACAGTCCGTTGGCCAACGCGGCAACACGCATTTATGAAGGCGAGCTTGACGGGTACCTCGATAAGTCGACCATCGAAGTTATCCGCGCCGGCAAAAAGTTTCTGTCGTTTGACAATCTCCGCATCTCAGAGACCGCGGAGGATTCCAAGGCCATCAATTTTGACACGACGCCAAAGGTGATTATTTCCGCCAGCGGCATGTGTGACGCCGGCAGGATCCGCCATCATCTCAAGCATAATCTCTGGCGGCCGGAGTGCGCCGTCGTCTTCGTCGGCTTTCAGGCAAAGGGGACGCTCGGTCGGCTCCTTGTCGACCGGACAGTCGACAAAGTTAACCTTTTCGGCGAGGAGGTCGCCGTCAAATGCCAGATTTACAGCTTCCGCGGCATGAGTGCCCACGCTGACAGAAACGGGCTTTTAAAATGGGTCGGCGCGTTTGACCCAAAACCGGAAAAGGTGTTTGTCGTCCATGGCGAGGAGGAGGTTTGTGACATCTTTACGGAAAAGCTCCGGTCCGACGGCTACGACGCCTACGCACCGAAATTTACGGCTTCCTATGATATTATAAGCGGGGCGCTTACTTCCGAGGGCAGAGAGATGACGCGCTGTGCTGAAAAAGAGAAAGAGCAGGCAACAGGCGGCCAAAAAAATAAGCCACAGGGAAGGCAAGATTCGCCGGTGTACGCACGCCTGCTCACCGCTGGCACACGGTTATTAGACGTCATCACCCGAAATTATGGCGGTTCAAACAAGGACCTTGCGGCGTTTGCCGATCAGATTACAGCTCTCGCCAGCAAGTGGGACAGATGACGTCAAAGCGTCGGTTCGGGTGATAACGCAAGAGAGAAAAAAGAGAGACGCTCGGTTTTGGCCGGGCGTCTTTTGGCTTATACAACAGCCTTGTAGGAGATATTCTCCTCGGAGGCTTCCAGGAGTGCCGCTGCGTCCATCGGTTCAGAGAGCCAGTGCTTTCGAAAAGGCTCTGGAAGGATAATGGGCATGCGGTCGTGAATAAAAGAAATATCGGGTGCGGCGGGGCGGGTGAGGATGACGAAGGACGGCAGCAGTTGGCCCTGCTCAAAACGGTACAGCCCCGCCATGTAGATCATATCGCCAGTGCCGAGGGCAAATTTCTGCTTTTTCACGCCGTCCTTCTGCCATTCGAAATAATGAGCGGCAGGAACAAGGCAGCGCTGTGCGCCGTAGGCTTTTTTGAACATCGGTTTCTCGGCTGCCGTCTCCAAGCGGGCGTTAATCAGCACACCCTTGCCGTCAAAGCGCGGAAAGCCCCATGTCATCAAGGCCGCGTCGCCATCCGTCAGAACGGGTGCGATATCCGTTGGCAAAATTTCGCCGCGCTTCATCTGGGCTGCCAGCGGTGACGCATGATAAGCGCTGCTCAGGTGTTCCAAAAGCGCCTGAAAACCGGCATCGTCGTCTTCCGGCGGAATATAGTAGCGCCCACACATCGAAGTCACCCTTTCGGCGATTTATTTCTCGTTGGGGTCAAGGTTTTTGCACCGCGCCTTCAGCTTCTCTAAAAAATCCTCGCGGTTTTCCGGCGAAATCATCGTCGTGCCCATAATATACCCCTTGCCATGCTGGCGAATTTCAATCCGCTCTGGCGACAGCGCCATCGATGAGAGAAAATTTTCAGTCAAACCGAGGTATTTGATCTTGTCATACCGGATTTTTTCAAAGAACGGGCCGCTCCGGCAGTAGAGATATTCCGGGCGCAGCTCGTAATAAGTCCCGAACAACAGCCAAATCAACAGCCCCGCCATGGCCAAAACGGCCGCATCGTTGATTAGCAGGTCGAGCGTATCATGCCAGGTCAAAGCTGTCGTTAGAACTGCGGCCGAGACCATCATCACAATGGCAACAACGATGATCGCTTTAAATAAGGTGCCGACAGCAGATTTGACGCGCATGGTGGTTCCCTCCAATCTCATTTAGCCGTAGGGGCGATTATGAATCGCCCGCCGACATTACCCGCGCCGTTCCACAAACCAGCGCCCAAGTGTCGGGTCACTGATCTTCGGGCTGCGCTCAAAAAACAGAAAGCTCTCCCGGCCGCTTGTGCGGATCGTATACCGGTCGCCCTGACCGCCCGCCTTCAGGGCTGCCGCGGGGCGGATGTCTAAGACGCGGTCAATCGGATATTCCCGCCCATCCTCCCAGATGAGGGAGAGGGGCATCAGCAAGCCGTTCTCCGAAAAAGCGGCTGTCACACGGACGTAAACCTTTTTGTCGTTCATAAATCGCGCCGCCAACTCTAATGGATGTCTTTCAGAAAGTTCCCGCGCGCCTGAATCGGCGGGTCGATGACCTTATAGCCCCGGCGCTTTAAAACGCGGAATTTGAAATCCAACAGCTCCGGCGGGACGCCGAGCGCGGCAGCCGCGCCAAAAAAGGAGATATCGTCGTTTAACAGGCCGAGCACGTCGCCGTCGGCCATTAACAGCTCGGCGGCAAAGATGTTGGCCTCGTATTCGCAGGCGGACGTCTCGTCAAACAGCGCAAAGTCGTGAAACGCCTTGACACCGGCGCGGTGCCGGTGCAGGGCGCTGTGGCCGAGCTCGTGTGCGAGGACGACGCGCCGGAGCTCTTCCGGCAGGTCACTGTTGATCGTTATGACCTGCGCGCGTGACTGGGTGAGATAAAAGCCCTTGCAGGCGCCGGGCAGCGCGCCCATCGGCTCGTTCAAAAGCAGGATGCCCATAGCCCGGCAGAGGTCATACAGGTCTGTTTCGCCATATTTCTGCCGGATCGTTTTAACGGCTTCTGCTATCTGCGCAATGGTCATCCGCTCACCTCCAAAATTGAATCTCAATCCGCCCGCCACACCCCGCTCGGCAGGCCGTGCGGGGACCCCCGGTTTATTTTATCTGCCGGGCGGGAATGAATCCCGCCCCGGCATAAATCTCGCTGTCGCTCGATTTGACGCGCCACCCGGCGCGGCACGCTCGCGCTCATGGGGCTTCGCCCCAAGTCCCTCATGTCGGCCTGGCATCAATGCCGTCCTCCGTCGGGGCGGGTTTCCACACCCGCCCGATTTCCGTCGTCCACCGTAGGGGCGGATTCCATATCCGCCCGATCTCCGTTGTCCTCCGTAGGGGCGATTATTAATCGCCCGCCGAATCATCCACCGTCGGGGCGGCCCGCCCGCCGAATCGCCCGCGGATTGCCGTCGTAGGGGCAGACCTTGTGTCTGCCCTTCAGAGCGGTGATAATGCCTCAGCCCGTCTGGCGCAGCAAATCGCCAGCGATGTCAAACGGAAAATTCCGGTCGTCAATGTAAAAATCGGCACAGACCTTGCGGCTGTTGTTGTTGTAGCAGGCGATATTTTCGGCGAGATTATCGTTGACGGCGTCAAACTCCAGCCCATGCGCGCGGCACCAAGTGACGGCCGCGTCAAGCGCCGGGCCGCTCCGGCACGTCCAGAGGATGATCTGGTCGCCCCCGGCCCGCCGATTTTTCACAAAATCGATGATGTGATGACGCGCCGCGCCGATATCCGGAAAGGCGTTGACGCACAGCGTCCCGTCAAAGTCAACGGCGTATACCATTTTATTTTTTCCCGTACGTTTTGCGTGAAGATTCCTTGGCGGCCCAATATGCCTTGGTGACGGCTTCGAAAAACGCGTCCTTGGCCTCCTGCTCCAGCGCACCGCCGGCAAACAGCGCGGCGTTGCGCTCTAAAAGAAAATCCATCTCGCGGGCAGCGCGCCGCCCATAGCGCGCGCGCGTCTCCTCAACATAATCGGATTTTTCTAATCCGTACGCCGGGTCGTCGATCTCGTCCCGGTCGAGATAGTCAACCGAGACGCGCAGCGCGTCGGCAAGTTTCGTTTTGACGCTCTGCCGCGGGCGGACGCCCTCGGTCTCATAGGCAAGGACAGCGCGCTTGGAAACGCCGATGAGCGCACCCAGCTCTTCCTGTGTTAAATTTAAAAGCTGCCGCGCCTCGCGCACCTTGTCGGAAAAGGTTTTCATCCGTATCATGCTCCTCTTGCAGTCGTCCCTGTGTAGGGGCAGATTCCATATCCGCCCGACAGGCTTCCCAAACATGGCTTTTTCTCTTGACAAAACGTCGCCTGCAACGTATATTATAAGCGAAGTTTACGAAGTTTAATCTCATTATAGTCGTGAAAACTTCATCTGTCAAGAATAAATTATTTTGGGAGGTGCCCTTGGGTGAACGCGCCGCGCGTCATTCTTCACAGCGATTTAAACAGCTTTTACGCCTCGGTGGAGATCATGCTCGACCCCAGCCTGCGCGGCAAGGCCGTCGCTGTCTGCGGGTCGACGGAGGATCGCCACGGGATCGTGCTGGCCAAGTCGGAAAAAGCAAAAAAAGCCGGTATCAAAACCGGCATGGTCAACTGGGAGGCCAAG belongs to Oscillospiraceae bacterium CM and includes:
- the ypeB gene encoding germination protein YpeB, giving the protein MKRQKLKILIISYTLAGFAALGGLALYNYMTAEGYKLQMENTYQHAFSELASGVGDLDAALQKSLYATTPPMLAAVCTEVYGKAQSVLLALGELPQSSSQLQNMAGFVTKVGDYAFMLAKKAGTGIAGTEEEHGNLVSLSETANVLSGNLNNLMGEINNGNVSLSKINDLTAEAGMMGENAAPDAFQTSLSAIEGEFPETPSLIYDGPFSSHIAGLTPKFLEGKSDVTPEKAQEKAAAFLGIDASALKPNGERAGNLPVYLFYTNMDKGTLSVEVTKKGGIVLDAFNGRIVKKSIIPAKDAVGIAARYLEKKGYKNMKESYYSIDGNTLTVNYAYTAHGVICYPDLIKVSVALDKGSIVGFESQGYVMNHHTRDIPAVKVTEAAAKAKVSPHLSVQTHELAIIPTSGKNEAFCHEFKCVNESGSRYIVYINAITGAEERILILQESDKGTLTM
- a CDS encoding flavodoxin, coding for MKSLVVCYSLEGHTASVADIIMKETGGDICLLLPKSSTGKSGFSKYFLGGMRALFHQKPKLLNDMPRLTAYDTIYIGTPIWASRPTPAVNSFLAACDLTAKKVFFFTTSGGGDAGQCLTLLKSRLRGGTVCGTLSLTQEEAANAAIAEGRVKAWLSRT
- a CDS encoding DNA polymerase III subunit alpha, which translates into the protein MAFVHLHVHSEYSLLDGACRIKDLVARAKELGQTAVAVTDHGAMYGAIQFYKEALKAGIRPIIGCEVYVASRSRFDTEHHSDAGRSHLVLLCKNETGYKNLCQLVSRAFTEGFYIKPRIDLALLRDHHEGLIALSACLAGEIPRLLQQGRFEDATIKALEMRDLFGPDSFYLELQDHGIREQKAVNDGLIKISHETGIPLVVTNDVHYLTRGNADAQDVLMCIQTGKTVTDSDRMRFETDAFYLKDEAEMRDLFPDRPEAADNTAKIADMCDVRFEFGRYHLPEFHPPENQHATDYLKELCLLGFDKKYGPGREDVQKQLFYELNMIAQMGFTDYFLIVSDFIAFAKRQGIPVGPGRGSAAGSVVSYCLDITTVDPIKYGLYFERFLNPERVSMPDIDIDFCERRRGEVIDYVKQKYGEDHVAQIITFNTLKAKNAVRSVAKALGLTFAEESELAREIPSVLNIKLEQALVSSKRLKEMYDGDTRIRRVVDTAMALEDMPKDSGTHAAGVVITKNPVSDYVPLALSKKDDSIATQYVMTTLEELGLLKMDFLGLRNLTVIRDAENDIRRTTPAFSVDEIPDDDKMTFDMLAAGKTSGVFQLESTGMTGVCTGLAPKSIEDITAIIALYRPGPMDSIPRFLENNRHPDKITYKHPLLEPILKVTYGCIVYQEQVIEIFRRLGGYSLGQADMIRRAMSKKKQAEIERERKTFIDGDDERHISGAVKNGVARDVAAAIYDEIYDFANYAFNKAHAVAYAVISYQTAYLKCHYPREYMAALLSSVLDYPEKVAEYTAECRELGIGLLPPDVNESDDMFTVSGANIRYGLVAVKNIGRGFIRDLMAERAENGPFHDFEEFCRRMYGGDLNRRALESLIKCGGFDSFGVHRRQLMTVCQLVLDAVADAKRRNLEGQLDLFGLSEQTDKTAPGQSVPLPDVPEFSKGELMAMEHEVTGLYLTGHPMDEFASAVRHLGAVAIGRILADFAKEGGNTVFQDDQTVTIAGVIDAVKTKTTRNNSLMAYITLEDATGSMELLAFQRVLDASGVYVKENTPVYVTGRLSSRDEKEPQLVLESLRPLNDFDPMAGETPPAEQKLYVRVPGEDSALYERLKLILIMFPGDDQLVVYFEDTKKRHGAKCLVHEALIKELNTMFGENNVVLKS
- a CDS encoding MBL fold metallo-hydrolase; the encoded protein is MKLFFYGADREVTGSCHGVEAGGVRMLVDCGMLQGSDNNYCQDFPFDPGKIDYVVMTHAHIDHSGRLPLLVKQGFRNKIYATGATINLLKIMLRDSAHIQEMEAEWKSRKSRRTGDEKTEPMYTVEDAEAVFQYFVPCVYGQEIEIDKGIKIRFADAGHLLGSAFVEMWLTENAVTKKLVFSGDIGNIGQPIIRDPQYVKEADIALMESTYGDRNHEVAADYTEDLGRLIDEVLGEGGNVVIPSFAIGRTQELLYFIREIKERGLVKSVPNFPVYVDSPLANAATRIYEGELDGYLDKSTIEVIRAGKKFLSFDNLRISETAEDSKAINFDTTPKVIISASGMCDAGRIRHHLKHNLWRPECAVVFVGFQAKGTLGRLLVDRTVDKVNLFGEEVAVKCQIYSFRGMSAHADRNGLLKWVGAFDPKPEKVFVVHGEEEVCDIFTEKLRSDGYDAYAPKFTASYDIISGALTSEGREMTRCAEKEKEQATGGQKNKPQGRQDSPVYARLLTAGTRLLDVITRNYGGSNKDLAAFADQITALASKWDR
- a CDS encoding SOS response-associated peptidase, whose amino-acid sequence is MCGRYYIPPEDDDAGFQALLEHLSSAYHASPLAAQMKRGEILPTDIAPVLTDGDAALMTWGFPRFDGKGVLINARLETAAEKPMFKKAYGAQRCLVPAAHYFEWQKDGVKKQKFALGTGDMIYMAGLYRFEQGQLLPSFVILTRPAAPDISFIHDRMPIILPEPFRKHWLSEPMDAAALLEASEENISYKAVV
- a CDS encoding PH domain-containing protein; translated protein: MRVKSAVGTLFKAIIVVAIVMMVSAAVLTTALTWHDTLDLLINDAAVLAMAGLLIWLLFGTYYELRPEYLYCRSGPFFEKIRYDKIKYLGLTENFLSSMALSPERIEIRQHGKGYIMGTTMISPENREDFLEKLKARCKNLDPNEK
- a CDS encoding ImmA/IrrE family metallo-endopeptidase, which encodes MTIAQIAEAVKTIRQKYGETDLYDLCRAMGILLLNEPMGALPGACKGFYLTQSRAQVITINSDLPEELRRVVLAHELGHSALHRHRAGVKAFHDFALFDETSACEYEANIFAAELLMADGDVLGLLNDDISFFGAAAALGVPPELLDFKFRVLKRRGYKVIDPPIQARGNFLKDIH
- a CDS encoding helix-turn-helix transcriptional regulator codes for the protein MKTFSDKVREARQLLNLTQEELGALIGVSKRAVLAYETEGVRPRQSVKTKLADALRVSVDYLDRDEIDDPAYGLEKSDYVEETRARYGRRAAREMDFLLERNAALFAGGALEQEAKDAFFEAVTKAYWAAKESSRKTYGKK